A stretch of Bacillota bacterium DNA encodes these proteins:
- a CDS encoding 1-deoxy-D-xylulose-5-phosphate reductoisomerase has product MINVAILGSTGSIGTQTLDVLKNLPGFRVYGLSAYRSIEKLSEQISEYIPQKVVVNDPEAAKQLKQKYNIETASGREGLIELASDPEVDVVVMALVGFAGLEPTIAALEAGKKVALANKETLVVGGHLVMEHRSQIIPIDSEHSAIWQIMDGKNPQDIDAVILTASGGPFLSEPEDLSQVTVDQALKHPTWNMGGKITIDSATLMNKGLEVIEAHWLFNLDYDKIEVIIHPQSIIHSMVRFRDGSVLAQLGPADMRMPIQYALTYPRTVESQVSALDFSKLTALTFSDCDSQRFPCLELAYQAGRIGGTMTTVLNAANEVAVNLFLKNKICFTHIPEIVQSAMNKHSPVMQPSLAELIAVDREARAHALRISEILGRMG; this is encoded by the coding sequence ATGATAAATGTTGCTATACTAGGTTCAACGGGTTCAATCGGAACTCAGACCCTTGATGTGCTGAAAAACTTACCAGGATTTCGAGTATATGGTTTAAGCGCATATCGAAGCATTGAGAAGTTAAGCGAGCAGATCAGCGAGTATATACCTCAGAAAGTGGTGGTCAATGATCCTGAGGCTGCCAAGCAGCTGAAACAGAAATACAATATCGAGACGGCTTCCGGCAGGGAGGGTCTGATAGAATTGGCCAGCGATCCTGAGGTAGATGTGGTTGTGATGGCTTTAGTGGGATTTGCCGGCCTAGAGCCGACGATAGCAGCTCTCGAAGCGGGAAAAAAAGTCGCTTTAGCCAACAAAGAAACACTGGTTGTCGGTGGCCATCTGGTAATGGAGCATCGTTCCCAGATTATTCCCATCGACTCGGAGCACAGCGCAATCTGGCAGATTATGGATGGAAAAAACCCTCAAGATATAGATGCAGTGATCCTTACTGCTTCAGGCGGACCGTTTTTATCAGAACCGGAGGACTTGTCTCAAGTTACAGTTGATCAAGCCCTCAAGCATCCAACCTGGAACATGGGCGGTAAGATTACCATTGACTCGGCCACTCTGATGAACAAGGGTCTGGAAGTAATTGAAGCCCATTGGCTGTTTAATCTTGACTATGATAAAATTGAAGTAATTATTCATCCCCAAAGCATCATCCATTCGATGGTGCGGTTCAGGGATGGATCGGTTTTGGCACAGTTGGGACCGGCGGATATGCGGATGCCGATTCAATACGCTCTCACTTATCCCCGGACTGTAGAGTCCCAAGTGTCTGCATTAGATTTTTCTAAGCTTACGGCACTAACCTTTAGTGACTGTGATTCTCAGCGCTTCCCATGCTTGGAATTAGCCTACCAAGCGGGAAGAATTGGCGGTACTATGACGACGGTTTTAAATGCAGCCAATGAAGTTGCGGTTAACTTGTTTTTGAAGAATAAGATCTGCTTTACTCATATTCCGGAAATTGTTCAATCCGCAATGAACAAACACAGTCCTGTAATGCAGCCGAGTTTGGCAGAACTGATTGCAGTTGATCGGGAAGCGAGAGCACATGCACTCAGGATCAGTGAAATTTTAGGAAGGATGGGGTAG
- the rseP gene encoding RIP metalloprotease RseP, with protein MPTIVAFILVFGTIVFFHELGHFIVAKLAGVMVYEFALGFGPRLLHTKKGDTVYSVRLLPLGGFVKLAGMDEPETGLDSVDEQHPGNFNNKPLFVRLATIAAGPFMNFVLAALILTLYAALIFIPPTIVSLSPGMPAEQVGLELGDQVIRVNNSPVRDLDHLINAIEESAGQELHLTVKRDDQTFDVTVMPEVEDGRGIIGVGLNAKMKTPFFTAIGNGISQTWMFTKETVLALGGMFTGKVEPELAGPIGIYQMVGAFAAQGIASLMILAAVLNVNLGLLNLLPIPVLDGGWILIFIVEALRGRPLKEEHRGVAQFVGVALLLMLMVLATYSDISKLLS; from the coding sequence GTGCCTACTATAGTAGCTTTTATCCTTGTTTTTGGGACCATTGTTTTCTTTCATGAGCTGGGACATTTTATCGTAGCTAAACTGGCAGGAGTAATGGTATATGAGTTTGCGCTTGGGTTTGGACCGCGTTTACTGCACACCAAAAAAGGTGATACGGTGTATTCTGTCAGGCTGCTGCCTCTTGGCGGATTCGTCAAGCTGGCAGGGATGGATGAACCGGAAACGGGTCTGGACTCCGTTGATGAGCAGCATCCCGGCAATTTTAACAACAAGCCGCTGTTCGTTAGGTTAGCAACAATAGCAGCCGGACCATTCATGAACTTTGTTTTAGCTGCGCTGATTCTGACTTTGTACGCAGCATTAATCTTTATTCCGCCAACAATTGTTTCTCTCTCTCCCGGTATGCCGGCAGAGCAGGTGGGACTAGAACTAGGTGATCAAGTTATTAGGGTGAACAATTCCCCGGTGCGGGATCTAGACCATCTGATTAACGCAATCGAAGAGTCGGCTGGTCAGGAACTGCACTTAACAGTCAAACGTGATGATCAAACATTTGATGTGACAGTTATGCCTGAAGTTGAAGATGGCAGAGGCATTATTGGAGTTGGTTTAAATGCCAAGATGAAAACGCCGTTCTTCACCGCTATCGGCAACGGCATATCGCAAACTTGGATGTTTACAAAAGAGACAGTCCTTGCCCTTGGCGGCATGTTTACCGGTAAAGTAGAGCCTGAGCTTGCGGGTCCAATCGGAATCTATCAGATGGTCGGTGCATTTGCCGCGCAGGGAATTGCCAGCTTAATGATTTTAGCTGCTGTCCTTAATGTTAACCTGGGGCTGTTAAACCTGCTGCCCATTCCGGTACTTGATGGCGGCTGGATCTTGATTTTTATTGTGGAAGCACTGCGGGGCAGACCGTTGAAAGAAGAGCACCGGGGAGTGGCGCAGTTTGTCGGCGTGGCTCTCCTGCTTATGCTGATGGTTCTTGCAACCTACAGTGATATTTCAAAACTATTATCCTAA
- the ispG gene encoding flavodoxin-dependent (E)-4-hydroxy-3-methylbut-2-enyl-diphosphate synthase, producing MGSSTRRVRIGSTAIGGGAPIAVQSMTNTDTRDVDATVAQITALADAGCDIVRAAVVDQEAALALGKIKEKIQIPLVADIHFDYRLALIAIEQGIDKLRINPGNIGSRPKVEAVVKAAEANQVPIRIGVNSGSLADWAVEKYGHTPKAMVESALEHVKILEDFGFTDIVISLKATGVPFTIEAYELISKLVDYPLHVGITEAGTKWFGSIKSAVGIGALLAAGIGDTIRVSLSGDPIEEVKVGWAILQALELRFRGPVFISCPTCGRTKINLEKIAEEVEEKLSNLTKPLKIAVMGCEVNGPGEAKQADLGIAGGNGVGLIFRKGKVIRKVAEEELVNALVAEALKLEQEVQ from the coding sequence ATGGGAAGCAGTACACGAAGAGTTAGGATCGGCTCTACCGCAATCGGAGGTGGAGCTCCAATTGCAGTGCAGAGTATGACTAATACAGATACGCGGGATGTGGACGCAACTGTGGCTCAAATCACAGCCCTCGCTGATGCAGGCTGTGACATTGTCCGGGCAGCAGTGGTCGATCAGGAAGCGGCCCTTGCTTTAGGCAAGATCAAGGAAAAGATCCAAATCCCGCTTGTCGCTGATATTCATTTTGACTACCGCCTGGCACTGATCGCAATTGAGCAGGGCATCGACAAGCTTAGGATTAATCCCGGCAATATCGGTTCCCGCCCTAAGGTTGAGGCTGTGGTCAAAGCTGCCGAAGCTAATCAGGTGCCAATTCGGATTGGCGTCAACTCCGGATCGTTGGCCGACTGGGCAGTCGAGAAGTACGGCCACACGCCAAAAGCCATGGTAGAGAGTGCGCTGGAACACGTCAAGATTTTAGAGGACTTTGGCTTTACAGACATTGTCATCTCCTTGAAAGCTACCGGTGTTCCCTTTACCATTGAAGCTTACGAGCTGATTTCAAAGCTGGTTGATTATCCACTGCATGTAGGTATTACCGAAGCGGGGACCAAGTGGTTTGGCAGCATCAAGTCGGCTGTAGGGATCGGCGCACTGCTGGCAGCAGGAATTGGCGACACAATCCGTGTTTCTTTAAGCGGAGACCCGATAGAAGAGGTCAAAGTAGGGTGGGCGATTCTCCAGGCGTTAGAGCTGCGTTTTCGCGGTCCCGTCTTTATTTCGTGCCCAACCTGCGGCCGCACCAAAATCAATCTAGAGAAAATAGCTGAAGAAGTTGAGGAGAAACTGAGCAATCTTACCAAACCGCTGAAAATTGCTGTTATGGGCTGTGAAGTTAATGGTCCGGGAGAGGCCAAGCAAGCAGATCTGGGCATTGCCGGCGGCAATGGTGTAGGATTGATCTTTCGCAAAGGTAAGGTAATCCGTAAAGTTGCTGAGGAAGAGCTGGTCAACGCCTTAGTAGCTGAAGCGCTAAAACTAGAACAGGAAGTTCAGTAG
- a CDS encoding proline--tRNA ligase, giving the protein MRVTQIYAPTLREVPAEAELISHQFMLRAGLMRRAASGVYTYLPLGVRVLQKIMSIIREELNKAGGQEVMLPIIQPAELWQESGRWNDYGDEMFRLKDRHDREFCLGPTHEEIVTALVRADVRSYKQLPLMLYQIQNKYRDEIRPRFGVIRSREFIMKDLYSFDRDEEGLDQSYQAMYDAYTRIFTRCGLETRPVEADTGAIGGDNSHEFMVLGDAGEDLVVYCQDCDYAANVEQAECAPYEAESGEMLSLEEIATPNVTTIDKLVELLGIEGSRLIKTMIYLADDQPIAVLVSGDNNINEIKLKKVLKCENLVLADSRTIEEVTGAPVGFAGPIGLEIPIVADYSVIGLVNAVAGANKKDTHIANVNINRDYKAAVTADIREAREGDKCVRCGGTLTSARGTEVGQVFKLGTRYSQTLKANFVDENGKEQPIIMGCYGIGVSRTMAAIIEQHHDEDGICWPVSVAPYHVIIVPVSYKDTEQREAAEKLYNELTQAGVEVILDDRDERPGVKFKDADLIGYPVRITVGPRQLKEGNVELYIRSSKTQVVIPISEVEQQVKSILNR; this is encoded by the coding sequence ATGCGTGTTACTCAAATATATGCTCCAACACTTAGAGAAGTGCCTGCAGAAGCAGAATTAATCAGCCACCAGTTTATGCTGCGCGCCGGACTGATGCGCAGAGCAGCATCGGGAGTCTATACCTATCTGCCGCTTGGTGTGCGGGTGCTGCAGAAAATTATGAGTATTATTCGGGAAGAGTTGAATAAAGCAGGCGGACAGGAAGTTATGCTGCCGATTATCCAGCCTGCCGAGCTGTGGCAGGAGTCAGGCCGGTGGAATGACTATGGTGATGAAATGTTTCGTCTCAAGGATCGCCACGACCGGGAATTTTGTCTTGGTCCCACCCATGAAGAAATCGTTACTGCCTTAGTTCGGGCTGATGTGCGTTCCTATAAACAACTGCCGCTGATGCTTTACCAGATTCAAAACAAGTATCGCGATGAAATTAGACCGCGCTTCGGAGTGATCCGCAGCCGCGAGTTTATTATGAAGGACCTCTACTCCTTTGATCGGGATGAGGAAGGGCTCGATCAGAGCTATCAGGCAATGTACGATGCATATACCCGCATTTTCACCCGCTGCGGATTAGAAACTCGACCGGTAGAAGCTGATACCGGTGCAATCGGCGGCGATAATTCCCATGAATTTATGGTATTAGGCGATGCGGGCGAAGATTTGGTTGTCTACTGTCAGGACTGCGATTACGCCGCCAATGTGGAGCAAGCAGAATGCGCTCCTTATGAAGCTGAGTCCGGCGAGATGCTGTCTTTAGAGGAGATTGCTACTCCCAATGTGACTACCATTGATAAACTGGTTGAGCTGTTAGGAATTGAAGGCAGCCGTTTGATCAAAACCATGATCTACCTTGCAGATGACCAACCGATAGCGGTCCTAGTAAGCGGCGATAATAACATTAACGAAATCAAACTTAAAAAAGTACTTAAATGCGAGAATCTAGTCCTAGCAGACAGTAGAACTATTGAAGAGGTGACTGGAGCTCCTGTGGGTTTTGCCGGACCAATCGGCCTGGAAATTCCCATTGTCGCTGACTATTCCGTAATCGGGCTGGTAAATGCGGTCGCAGGAGCAAATAAAAAAGATACCCATATTGCTAACGTTAACATCAACCGCGACTACAAAGCAGCTGTAACTGCAGATATTAGAGAAGCGCGCGAAGGAGATAAGTGCGTCCGGTGTGGAGGAACGCTCACCAGTGCCCGGGGGACCGAAGTAGGGCAGGTATTCAAGTTGGGAACCAGGTATTCCCAGACTTTGAAAGCCAACTTTGTTGATGAGAACGGAAAAGAGCAGCCGATCATTATGGGCTGCTATGGCATTGGTGTAAGCCGGACCATGGCAGCCATTATTGAACAGCACCATGATGAGGACGGCATCTGCTGGCCAGTCAGTGTGGCGCCATATCACGTGATCATAGTTCCGGTCAGCTATAAAGATACAGAACAAAGAGAGGCTGCGGAAAAACTCTACAATGAGTTGACTCAAGCAGGGGTTGAAGTAATTCTGGATGACCGCGATGAGCGTCCGGGTGTTAAATTTAAAGACGCAGATTTGATCGGATATCCAGTCAGAATTACCGTCGGTCCCAGACAGCTAAAGGAAGGCAATGTTGAGCTGTATATCCGCAGTTCGAAAACTCAGGTTGTGATTCCCATATCCGAAGTTGAGCAGCAGGTAAAATCCATATTGAACCGTTAG
- a CDS encoding glycosyltransferase family 2 protein yields the protein MKVAAIVPAYNEERTVGTVVSALLSSPLIDEIIVVSDGSQDRTAEAARKAGAKVLELEENVGKGGAMLAGTKNTDADVFLFIDADLVGLNKKHIAGLLGPIIHQRAEMTVGVFDHGRLATDLAQKITPFLSGQRAVTRSFFLQIPELENSRYGVEMALSRYARHQHARVETVPLPDLSQVMKEEKRGLMRGFAQRLKMYWEILRAVKL from the coding sequence ATGAAAGTTGCTGCAATTGTACCAGCTTACAATGAAGAGCGGACTGTTGGTACGGTTGTTTCAGCACTGTTAAGTTCACCGCTGATTGATGAAATAATTGTGGTCAGCGATGGTTCGCAGGATCGCACTGCTGAAGCTGCGCGAAAAGCAGGAGCAAAAGTATTAGAGCTGGAAGAAAATGTTGGCAAAGGTGGAGCGATGCTGGCTGGTACCAAAAATACTGATGCAGATGTGTTTTTGTTTATCGATGCCGACCTAGTCGGTTTAAATAAAAAGCACATTGCCGGTCTGCTGGGCCCCATCATTCATCAGAGGGCGGAAATGACGGTCGGGGTATTTGACCATGGTCGACTAGCTACTGATTTAGCCCAAAAAATCACTCCATTTTTATCGGGGCAGAGGGCTGTAACCAGAAGTTTCTTCCTGCAGATACCTGAATTGGAAAACAGCCGCTACGGGGTTGAGATGGCTCTATCTCGCTATGCTCGCCACCAGCATGCTAGAGTTGAAACGGTTCCGCTTCCGGATCTTTCCCAGGTAATGAAAGAAGAGAAGCGGGGCTTAATGCGGGGGTTTGCCCAGCGTCTAAAGATGTATTGGGAGATATTACGGGCGGTTAAGCTTTAA
- a CDS encoding PolC-type DNA polymerase III has product MGSVYVIKPDRRDFLANFSPDPITESVEIKQIEVDPVNHSWKFLLVGRRQGTAEFWDQLAKELQAKIPQVKQVEFVWEEPDPTDDLSYMDHVIKNFTPPVITVEDQPDKPANGRRRWGRRRANLEAEINQPHIPIREIEIEENNIAIQGEVVAFDKRNLRSGKVLVTFDVWDHTDSITCKLFLDPEDDVPEIHVGEWLKVKGNVQFQSFEQELALMVNQFSRAEPPAPLMDNASKKRVELHLHTKMSGLDGVLDVEDAVRQAAAWGHAAVAITDHGVVQAFPSAYFAGKKHGIKIIYGLEGYLIDQENDRPYHIVILAKNQAGLKNLYKLVSFSHIDYFYRRPRIPRKVLEEHREGLIIGAACEQGEVYQACLNRDPRLREIASFYDYLEIQPLGNNEFLIGTSRVSTTEDLKEINRLICRIGAELNIPVVATCDVHFLRPEDAVYRTILLRGQGFEDAERQAPLYFRTTEEMLDEFSYLSEELAYEVVVENSNRIAEQIEDITPIPQGLHPPHIPDAEEKLEQLCYDTARKLYGDPLPQLVEERLKKELKAIIGNGYAALYWTARQLVQKSESDGYMVGSRGSVGSSFAACMSGITEVNPLPPHYLCLDCHHHEFFTGGEVGSGIDLPRKDCPNCGKPLHRDGFDIPFEVFLGFDGDKVPDIDLNFSGEYQATIQKYTEELFGEDYVFRAGTVGTLADKTAFGFVKNYLDETNQVKRKAEINRMLKKLVGVKRTTGQHPGGMIVVPDDMEIYDFTPIQYPANDPKSGVVTTHFEFSYIHDSLVKLDNLGHKGPTMMRMFEEFTDTRVTEIPMDDPATMAIFRGLESLGVTEEQIGTPIGTLGIPEFGTDFTRQVLEDILPTTFADLVAIMGLTHGTDVWLNNAQNLIREKVTDFKNVIACRDDIMVYLMHKGLSASDAFRIMEQVRKGRGLSEDDIQLMKQFDVPDWYIDSCFKIKYMFPKAHAVAYAFTAYRAAYYKVHHPAAFYATFLSVEIDSVNADIIVQGEQHIRDEIAGIEAKGNDATAKDADTVTILKAVLEAISRGIEFLPVDLYKSDAVRVLPVDGNKLLLPLVSLDGVGMNAAAAIAEARQEGEFISIEDLRQRAKVSRTVIEALSNHGCLEGMSETNQLSLFG; this is encoded by the coding sequence TTGGGATCAGTTTATGTGATTAAACCGGATCGCAGAGATTTCCTAGCGAATTTTTCTCCGGATCCTATCACTGAATCCGTTGAGATCAAGCAGATTGAAGTTGATCCGGTCAACCACAGTTGGAAATTCCTGCTTGTTGGCAGGCGGCAGGGAACTGCAGAGTTTTGGGATCAATTAGCCAAAGAACTGCAGGCTAAAATCCCCCAGGTAAAACAGGTCGAATTCGTTTGGGAAGAACCGGATCCAACCGACGATCTCAGTTATATGGATCATGTAATTAAAAACTTCACCCCGCCAGTAATCACTGTTGAAGATCAGCCTGACAAACCGGCCAATGGACGGAGAAGATGGGGGAGAAGACGGGCTAATCTTGAAGCCGAGATTAATCAGCCGCATATTCCTATTAGAGAGATTGAGATTGAGGAGAACAACATTGCTATTCAAGGTGAGGTTGTCGCTTTTGATAAACGCAATCTCCGCAGCGGCAAGGTTTTAGTAACTTTCGATGTTTGGGATCACACCGACTCCATAACCTGCAAATTGTTCTTAGATCCTGAAGATGATGTGCCCGAAATCCATGTCGGCGAGTGGCTGAAAGTGAAAGGCAATGTCCAGTTTCAAAGTTTTGAACAGGAACTGGCGCTGATGGTTAACCAGTTTAGCCGCGCTGAGCCACCTGCGCCGCTGATGGATAATGCGTCGAAGAAGCGGGTTGAACTCCATCTGCATACAAAAATGAGCGGATTAGACGGAGTACTGGATGTGGAGGATGCGGTACGGCAGGCGGCTGCATGGGGCCATGCAGCAGTAGCAATTACTGATCATGGTGTTGTGCAGGCCTTTCCATCAGCCTATTTTGCCGGTAAAAAACACGGCATCAAGATTATCTACGGCCTTGAAGGTTATCTGATTGACCAAGAAAATGATCGGCCTTATCATATTGTGATATTGGCTAAAAACCAGGCCGGCTTAAAGAATCTTTATAAGCTGGTTTCTTTTTCGCATATAGATTACTTTTACCGCAGGCCGCGCATCCCCCGCAAAGTGCTGGAGGAGCATCGGGAAGGATTGATTATCGGAGCAGCCTGCGAGCAGGGCGAAGTTTATCAAGCCTGTTTAAATCGGGATCCCCGCCTGCGGGAGATTGCCAGTTTCTATGATTATCTTGAAATTCAACCTTTAGGAAACAATGAGTTTTTAATTGGCACAAGCCGCGTAAGCACCACCGAAGATTTGAAAGAAATCAATCGCTTAATCTGCCGAATTGGGGCAGAGCTCAATATACCGGTTGTGGCTACATGTGACGTGCACTTCCTGCGTCCGGAGGATGCGGTATACCGCACAATCTTACTGCGGGGTCAAGGTTTTGAGGACGCAGAACGGCAGGCTCCGCTCTATTTCCGGACAACAGAAGAGATGCTGGATGAGTTCAGCTATCTGAGCGAAGAATTGGCGTACGAAGTAGTTGTGGAGAACTCCAACCGGATTGCCGAGCAAATTGAGGACATTACGCCGATACCCCAAGGTCTGCACCCACCCCATATTCCCGATGCGGAAGAAAAACTGGAGCAGCTGTGTTACGATACAGCTCGCAAGCTGTATGGTGATCCCCTGCCCCAGCTGGTGGAGGAGCGGCTGAAAAAGGAACTGAAAGCAATTATCGGCAATGGTTATGCTGCGCTGTACTGGACAGCTCGTCAGCTGGTGCAGAAATCCGAGTCAGATGGCTACATGGTGGGCTCTCGGGGTTCGGTGGGCTCATCGTTTGCAGCCTGTATGAGCGGTATTACCGAGGTAAATCCGCTGCCGCCCCATTATCTGTGCCTTGACTGCCACCACCACGAGTTTTTCACTGGCGGTGAAGTGGGCTCAGGTATCGACCTGCCGCGGAAAGACTGTCCAAACTGCGGCAAGCCGCTGCACAGAGACGGATTTGATATTCCGTTCGAAGTATTTCTTGGATTTGATGGTGATAAAGTTCCTGATATCGACTTGAATTTCAGCGGTGAATACCAGGCAACTATTCAGAAGTACACTGAAGAGCTGTTCGGTGAAGACTATGTGTTCCGGGCAGGAACAGTCGGCACCCTGGCTGATAAAACAGCTTTCGGCTTTGTAAAAAATTACCTGGATGAAACCAACCAAGTTAAACGCAAAGCGGAAATTAACCGCATGCTGAAAAAACTTGTGGGAGTCAAGCGCACTACTGGTCAGCATCCAGGTGGAATGATTGTCGTGCCGGATGATATGGAGATTTACGATTTTACTCCAATCCAGTACCCAGCCAATGACCCGAAGAGCGGGGTAGTGACAACTCACTTCGAGTTCAGCTACATTCACGACAGCCTTGTCAAACTGGACAACCTCGGCCACAAAGGACCAACCATGATGCGGATGTTTGAGGAATTTACCGATACACGAGTTACCGAAATCCCCATGGATGATCCGGCCACAATGGCAATCTTTAGGGGTTTAGAATCCTTAGGCGTTACTGAAGAGCAGATCGGCACTCCCATCGGAACTTTGGGAATTCCCGAGTTCGGCACCGACTTTACCCGCCAGGTTCTAGAGGATATTCTGCCGACAACTTTTGCCGATTTGGTAGCAATCATGGGATTAACCCACGGAACCGATGTATGGCTGAACAATGCCCAGAATCTGATCCGGGAGAAAGTCACTGACTTTAAGAATGTTATTGCCTGTCGCGACGATATTATGGTCTATCTGATGCATAAAGGCTTATCTGCAAGCGATGCGTTTCGCATCATGGAGCAGGTTCGCAAAGGCAGGGGTCTAAGCGAGGATGACATCCAGCTGATGAAGCAGTTTGATGTGCCTGATTGGTATATCGATTCTTGTTTTAAGATTAAGTACATGTTCCCGAAGGCCCACGCTGTTGCCTATGCGTTTACGGCTTATCGCGCGGCATACTATAAGGTGCATCATCCGGCTGCCTTCTACGCTACCTTCCTAAGCGTGGAAATCGATTCGGTTAACGCGGATATAATTGTTCAAGGCGAACAGCATATCCGGGATGAGATTGCCGGTATCGAAGCTAAAGGTAATGATGCGACCGCAAAAGACGCTGACACAGTCACAATCCTTAAGGCGGTCTTAGAAGCAATCTCAAGAGGGATAGAGTTTCTGCCGGTGGATCTCTACAAGTCCGATGCTGTGCGGGTGCTTCCGGTCGACGGCAATAAACTGCTTCTACCCCTAGTATCCCTTGACGGGGTAGGTATGAACGCAGCCGCTGCTATTGCTGAAGCCAGACAAGAGGGAGAGTTTATCTCCATTGAAGATCTGCGCCAGAGAGCCAAAGTGAGCCGCACTGTAATCGAGGCGCTGTCCAATCATGGCTGCTTGGAAGGGATGTCTGAAACAAACCAATTGAGTTTATTCGGTTAA
- the rimP gene encoding ribosome maturation factor RimP, with translation MKKGDLLKLVSDWMDEIIEGTDLEVVDIEYVKEGGTYFLRVYIDKPGGVNVDDCRDVTLKLSDLLDEADPISHAYTLEVSSPGIERPLKKPEDYARFIGRKINVRTYQAIDGRKQFEGKLTAFDSGIVTLDIQGKQYEIPHDQIAKAHLAVEF, from the coding sequence ATGAAAAAAGGCGATCTCCTTAAACTGGTATCCGATTGGATGGACGAGATTATCGAGGGAACGGATCTGGAAGTCGTGGATATCGAGTATGTTAAGGAAGGCGGAACTTACTTCTTGCGGGTATATATAGATAAACCCGGCGGAGTAAATGTTGATGACTGCCGCGATGTAACATTAAAGCTCAGCGATCTGCTTGACGAAGCGGATCCGATCAGTCATGCGTATACCCTGGAAGTATCCTCACCGGGTATTGAGCGTCCACTGAAAAAACCTGAGGATTATGCCCGCTTTATCGGCAGAAAAATAAATGTAAGAACCTATCAAGCAATTGACGGCAGAAAACAGTTTGAAGGTAAGCTGACTGCTTTTGACTCTGGTATTGTTACCTTGGACATTCAGGGAAAGCAATATGAAATTCCCCATGATCAGATAGCAAAAGCTCATTTAGCTGTTGAGTTTTAA